Proteins encoded by one window of Phycisphaerae bacterium:
- a CDS encoding prepilin-type N-terminal cleavage/methylation domain-containing protein encodes MSVASERSNRDRAGFTLIELLVVVAILALLISILIPSLARAREQSRRAVCASNLHQQILGMYSYASDHRNFLPWRGWFSYDISEAHAEAYGGGGNKKVLVNLALLIGKHLGKDWDVLYCPCTLATYRDSPSGLSSLMDPDYRFSHGGYNYALPIGKRVGAPKLDLDVYPRDAAKLDSRWLDVLKENAPPEYIDSAGNVDLIKMMPRRIQPIVMDFVAGGGKTLHPNGLNVSFSDGHARFVPYKMPSGSVDNVTSFSLWYHISARP; translated from the coding sequence ATGTCGGTCGCTTCGGAAAGATCAAACCGTGATCGCGCGGGTTTCACGTTGATTGAGCTGCTGGTGGTCGTTGCGATTCTTGCCCTTCTGATCAGCATTCTGATTCCCTCGCTCGCGCGGGCTCGCGAGCAGTCCAGGCGAGCCGTTTGTGCGTCGAATCTTCACCAACAGATTCTGGGCATGTATTCGTACGCTTCGGACCACCGGAACTTCCTGCCGTGGCGCGGATGGTTCTCGTACGACATTTCCGAAGCGCACGCGGAAGCCTACGGTGGCGGCGGAAACAAGAAAGTTCTGGTGAATCTCGCGCTCCTGATCGGCAAGCACCTGGGGAAGGATTGGGACGTCCTTTACTGCCCATGCACGCTGGCCACCTACCGCGACTCACCATCGGGGCTCTCGTCGCTGATGGATCCGGACTACCGTTTCTCGCACGGCGGGTACAACTACGCCTTGCCGATCGGCAAACGCGTGGGTGCCCCGAAACTCGATCTGGACGTATACCCCCGTGACGCCGCCAAGCTGGACAGCAGATGGCTGGACGTTCTGAAGGAAAACGCGCCGCCGGAGTACATTGATTCCGCAGGCAATGTCGATCTGATCAAAATGATGCCGCGGCGGATTCAGCCGATCGTCATGGACTTTGTCGCCGGCGGGGGGAAGACCCTGCATCCCAACGGTCTTAACGTTTCGTTCAGCGACGGTCACGCCCGGTTCGTTCCTTACAAGATGCCGAGCGGGTCGGTTGACAACGTAACATCTTTCTCGCTCTGGTACCACATCAGCGCCCGCCCGTAA